A genomic window from Salvia hispanica cultivar TCC Black 2014 chromosome 5, UniMelb_Shisp_WGS_1.0, whole genome shotgun sequence includes:
- the LOC125187141 gene encoding quinone oxidoreductase 1-like: protein MLLLSSPSTLVARFHRSLLHNPFLPSPSFSRFSVTKAIPSAFGLQLGTAAALRPIHCSSNMVKAIRIHEHGGPEVLKWVDVEIGEPKQGEIKVKTKAIGLNFIDVYFRKGFYKAPTMPYTPGMEAVGVVTAVGPGLTGIVVGDVVAYAGNPMGAYAEEQILPSERVVPVPQSIDPVIAASIMLKGMTAEFLVRRCFKVEPGHTVLVHAAAGGVGSLLCQWANALGAIVIGTVSTKEKAAQAKEDGCHHALLYEEDFVSRVNEITSGKGVEVVYDSVGKDTFEGSLACLKVRGYLVSFGQSSGAPDPIPLSALAAKSLFLTRPSMMQYTATRDELLHSASEVFTNVGAGVLRVRVNHTYPLSQAAQAHSDLENRKTSGSVVLIP, encoded by the exons aTGCTCTTGCTTTCTTCACCTTCTACATTGGTTGCCAGATTCCACCGCTCTCTTCTACACAATCCATTTCTTCCGTCGCCCTCTTTTTCTCGATTTTCCGTTACCAAAGCCATCCCTTCAGCTTTTGGACTACAACTTGGAACTGCTGCTGCACTTCGCCCCATCCATTGTTCATCAAATATGGTCAAAGCGATCAGAATTCACGAACACGGAGGCCCTGAG GTTCTGAAATGGGTGGATGTGGAAATAGGGGAGCCAAAACAAGGAGAAATCAAGGTCAAAACTAAGGCTATTGGTCTCAACTTCATTGATGTTTATTTCCGGAAAGGATTTTACAAGGCTCCAACAATGCCTTACACACCAG GAATGGAGGCCGTTGGTGTGGTAACTGCTGTAGGTCCTGGGCTTACTGGGATAGTAGTTGGAGATGTTGTTGCTTATGCTGGTAATCCAATGGGTGCATATGCAGAAGAGCAAATCCTTCCTTCTGAAAGAGTAGTCCCCGTGCCTCAGTCTATTGATCCTGTTATAGCAGCATCAATTATGCTCAAGGGGATGACGGCTGAGTTTCTAGTTCGCCGATGTTTCAAA GTTGAACCAGGGCACACTGTCCTTGTTCATGCTGCAGCTGGTGGAGTAGGGTCTCTGTTATGCCAATGGGCAAACGCTCTTGGTGCCATAGTTATTGGAACTGTCTCAACTAAAGAGAAAGCAGCTCAAGCTAAGGAGGATGGCTGCCATCATGCTTTATTGTACGAGGAAGATTTCGTTAGTCGCGTCAATGAGATTACATCTGGTAAAGGAGTTGAAGTGGTCTATGATTCTGTTGGAAAGGATACATTTGAg GGCTCATTGGCGTGCTTGAAAGTTCGTGGGTATTTGGTTAGCTTTGGTCAGTCCTCTGGTGCTCCAGACCCAATACCCTTATCGGCTCTTGCTGCAAAATCTCTCTTCTTGACAAGGCCTTCTATGATGCAATACACTGCAACGAGGGATGAACTGCTGCATTCTGCTTCTGAGGTTTTCACAAATGTTGGAGCAGGTGTCTTGCGTGTTCGAGTAAATCATACATACCCCTTATCGCAGGCTGCACAAGCCCATTCAGATCTTGAGAACAGAAAAACATCTGGATCCGTTGTGCTTATACCATAA
- the LOC125187140 gene encoding hexose carrier protein HEX6 produces MAVGIAIANEGSQGQYNGRITSYLVFSCLVAAMGAFIFGYDIGVSGGVTSMEPFLEKFFPKIYKRMREDSNISNYCKFDSQVLTLFTSSLYLAGLFTSFFASFVTDTFGRKPSLLAGGISFLVGAALNAAAFNMYMLIIGRLLLGIGVGFTNQAVPLYLSEMSLPKYRGAISNGFQLAIGIGFFLANLVNYRTEKLKGGWGWRISLGIVAIPASILTLGALFLPDTPSSFIMRSSDEGHHKARTILQRIRGTTDVQTELDDLTAARDIAKSTESPLKNIVKRRYRPQLVMAVAMPFFQILTGINVIGFYSPILFRTLGLGESASLLSTLMTGIVGSTTTLIAILVVDRVGRRLLFMIGGGIMFVCQIGVGGIMVAKLGDHNELSKGLAYLVLGLVSLYVAGFGVSWGPLGWLIPSEIFPMEIRSAGQSVTVAVNFLFTFVVGQTFLAMMCHLKAGLFFFFGGWVAVMTLFVYFLLPETKGIPIEQMEGIWKEHWFWRRIVVVHDKDYTFSYQEQHNK; encoded by the exons CAAGGCCAATACAATGGACGAATCACATCCTATTTGGTCTTCTCTTGTCTTGTGGCTGCCATGGGAGCTTTCATTTTTGGCTATGATATTGGAGTTTCAG GTGGTGTGACATCTATGGAGCCTTTTTTGGAGAAGTTCTTCCCAAAAATATACAAGAGGATGAGAGAAGATAGTAATATTAGCAACTACTGCAAATTCGACAGCCAAGTACTTACATTGTTCACATCCTCACTCTATTTAGCTGGCCTCTTCACTTCCTTCTTTGCCTCTTTTGTTACGGACACCTTCGGCCGGAAACCCTCCCTGCTTGCTGGCGGCATCTCCTTTCTTGTTGGAGCTGCCCTAAACGCCGCTGCCTTTAACATGTACATGTTGATTATCGGTAGGCTCTTACTCGGAATCGGCGTTGGTTTCACTAACCAG GCCGTCCCGTTGTACCTGTCAGAGATGTCGCTACCGAAATACAGAGGAGCGATCAGCAACGGGTTCCAGCTCGCTATTGGCATCGGCTTCTTCTTAGCAAACCTCGTAAACTATAGAACGGAAAAGCTCAAAGGAGGGTGGGGATGGCGGATATCACTAGGCATAGTTGCAATCCCAGCATCAATCCTAACACTAGGCGCACTCTTCCTCCCCGACACCCCAAGCAGCTTCATCATGCGCAGCAGCGACGAAGGCCACCACAAGGCTCGAACTATCCTCCAAAGAATCCGAGGCACAACCGATGTCCAAACCGAGCTAGACGACCTGACCGCAGCTCGGGACATTGCCAAATCAACGGAAAGCCCCTTGAAAAACATCGTAAAAAGAAGGTATCGGCCTCAGCTAGTGATGGCAGTGGCAATGCCGTTCTTTCAAATACTCACGGGGATCAACGTCATCGGATTTTACTCTCCCATACTATTCCGGACGCTCGGGCTGGGGGAGAGCGCGTCGCTGCTGTCCACCCTGATGACAGGCATCGTGGGATCGACGACAACTCTGATTGcaattttggtagtggatAGAGTTGGTAGGAGATTGCTTTTTATGATTGGGGGTGGGATTATGTTTGTGTGTCAAATTGGGGTTGGGGGAATAATGGTGGCAAAGTTAGGGGATCATAATGAGCTAAGCAAGGGGTTGGCTTACTTGGTGTTGGGGCTGGTGAGCTTGTACGTGGCGGGGTTCGGGGTGTCGTGGGGCCCGCTGGGGTGGTTGATTCCGAGCGAGATATTCCCGATGGAGATACGGTCGGCGGGGCAGAGTGTTACGGTGGCGGTCAACTTTCTTTTCACGTTCGTGGTGGGGCAGACGTTTCTGGCGATGATGTGCCATTTGAAGGCGGggcttttcttctttttcggGGGCTGGGTGGCGGTGATGACCTTGTTTGTGTATTTCTTATTGCCGGAGACGAAGGGCATTCCGATTGAACAAATGGAAGGGATTTGGAAGGAGCATTGGTTTTGGAGGAGGATAGTGGTAGTGCACGACAAGGATTACACGTTTAGTTATCAAGAGCAACACAACAAGTAA
- the LOC125187268 gene encoding 2-haloacrylate reductase-like produces the protein MVKAIRIHELGGPLALKWEDVEIGEPKEGEIKVKNKAIGVNFIDVYFRKGVYKAPTMPLTPGMEAVGVVTAVGPGLTGRLVGDVVAYAGNPMGAYAEEQILPADKVVPVPHSIDPVVAASILLKGMTAEFLLRRCFKVEPGHTVLVHAAAGGVGSLLCQWANALGATVIGTVSTKEKAAQAKDDGCHHALLYEEDFVSRVNEITSGNGVDGVYDSVGKDTFQGSLACLKVRGYMVSFGQSSGVIDPIHLSALPPKSIFLTRPSMMQYTVTRDELLRSASEVFTNAGAGVLRVRVNHTYPLSQAAQAHSDLENRKTSGSIVLIPDGC, from the exons ATGGTCAAAGCGATCAGAATTCATGAACTCGGAGGCCCTCTG GCTCTGAAATGGGAGGATGTGGAAATAGGGGAGCCAAAAGAAGGAGAAATCAAGGTTAAAAATAAGGCTATTGGTGTCAACTTCATTGATGTTTATTTCCGGAAAGGAGTTTACAAGGCCCCAACTATGCCTCTCACTCCAG GAATGGAGGCCGTTGGTGTGGTAACTGCTGTAGGTCCTGGGCTTACTGGAAGGTTAGTTGGAGATGTTGTTGCTTATGCAGGTAACCCAATGGGTGCATATGCAGAAGAGCAAATCCTTCCTGCTGATAAAGTAGTCCCCGTGCCTCATTCTATTGATCCTGTTGTAGCAGCATCAATTTTGCTCAAAGGGATGACGGCTGAGTTTCTACTTCGCCGATGTTTCAAA GTTGAACCAGGGCATACTGTCCTTGTTCATGCTGCAGCTGGTGGAGTAGGGTCTCTGTTGTGCCAATGGGCAAACGCCCTTGGTGCCACAGTTATCGGAACTGTCTCTACTAAAGAGAAGGCAGCTCAAGCCAAGGATGATGGCTGCCATCATGCTTTATTGTACGAGGAAGATTTCGTTAGTCGCGTCAATGAGATTACATCTGGTAATGGAGTTGATGGCGTCTATGATTCTGTTGGAAAGGATACATTTCAG GGCTCGTTGGCATGCTTGAAAGTTCGAGGGTACATGGTGAGCTTTGGTCAGTCCTCTGGTGTTATAGACCCAATACACTTATCGGCCCTTCCTCCAAAATCTATCTTCTTGACAAGGCCTTCTATGATGCAATACACTGTAACGAGGGATGAACTGCTGCGTTCTGCTTCTGAGGTTTTCACAAATGCTGGAGCGGGTGTCTTACGTGTAAGAGTAAATCATACATACCCCTTGTCACAGGCTGCACAAGCCCATTCAGAtcttgaaaacagaaaaacatCTGGATCCATTGTGCTCATACCAGATGGGTGTTAG